One genomic region from Blattabacterium cuenoti encodes:
- the htpG gene encoding molecular chaperone HtpG: MEDNKISVTSDNIFPIIKRFLYSDQEVFLRELVSNSTDAIIKLKTIAKLENLDDIGDDLKVNVLIDQKNKTIHIIDNGIGMTKEEVKKYINQIAFSGAEEFIQKYKTSTKESHIIGHFGLGFYSSFMVANKVMIFTQSYQKEASSIFWSCEGSPNFIMKEIEKRDRGTEIILFLNEESKEFLEYNRILKSLQKYCKFMPVAIHLSSKDSKEKNDKETIVNNIHPAWNQNPLQLIDKNYLNFYHELYPNQLEDPLFWVHLNIDHPFHLTGILFFPKIEKRIDIQKEKIHLYQNQVYITDNLEGIVPDFLSLLRGVIDSPDIPLNVSRSHLQSDTSVKNISRYITRKVADKLNSLFKINREDFQKKWEDIKVIVEYGMISTQNFFDKAIQFLIFSTVNHIYFTLEEFKKKISQTQKNKEGKIVFLYSSDKEEQHSYIKEAIDRNYEVLILDSPLSVHLMQKLEFYDKEISFVRVDSDHIDKLIDKEKKYDSELSEKEKQDLKNFINTHLVDDYKFSIQLENLSKKDYPFLIIVPEFLRRIKEMNSIGKEIVEEKDQKKYYQLIVNTNHILMKKILQDTSEEKRKEMIQEALNLTLLSKNLLHGKNLTAFISKKLEDLVRS; encoded by the coding sequence ATGGAGGATAATAAAATTAGTGTTACTTCAGATAATATTTTCCCTATCATCAAAAGATTTCTTTATTCTGATCAAGAAGTCTTTTTACGTGAACTTGTTTCTAATTCAACAGATGCTATTATTAAATTGAAAACTATAGCCAAATTGGAAAATTTAGATGATATTGGAGATGATTTGAAAGTTAATGTTCTAATAGATCAAAAAAATAAAACTATTCATATCATAGATAATGGGATTGGAATGACCAAAGAAGAAGTAAAAAAATATATTAATCAAATAGCTTTTTCTGGAGCAGAAGAATTTATTCAAAAATATAAGACATCAACAAAAGAGAGTCATATTATTGGTCATTTTGGTTTGGGTTTTTATTCTTCTTTTATGGTAGCTAATAAAGTCATGATATTCACTCAATCTTATCAAAAAGAAGCATCATCTATATTTTGGTCTTGCGAAGGATCTCCTAATTTTATTATGAAAGAAATTGAAAAAAGAGATAGAGGTACAGAAATTATTTTATTTCTTAATGAAGAAAGTAAGGAATTTTTAGAATATAATCGTATTTTAAAATCGCTACAAAAATATTGCAAATTTATGCCTGTAGCAATTCATTTATCTTCCAAAGATTCCAAAGAAAAGAATGATAAAGAAACTATTGTCAATAATATTCATCCTGCTTGGAATCAAAATCCACTTCAACTGATTGATAAAAATTATTTAAATTTTTATCATGAATTATATCCTAATCAGTTAGAAGATCCTTTATTTTGGGTCCATTTAAATATAGATCATCCTTTTCATCTGACAGGAATTTTATTTTTTCCTAAAATAGAAAAAAGAATTGACATACAGAAAGAAAAAATTCATTTGTATCAAAATCAAGTTTATATTACGGATAATTTAGAGGGAATTGTTCCGGATTTTCTTAGCTTGTTAAGAGGAGTTATAGACTCTCCAGATATTCCTCTTAATGTCTCACGTTCTCATTTACAATCTGACACGTCTGTAAAAAACATATCCAGATACATAACAAGAAAAGTCGCTGATAAGCTAAATTCTCTATTTAAAATAAATAGAGAAGATTTTCAAAAAAAATGGGAAGATATAAAAGTTATAGTAGAATATGGAATGATTAGTACACAAAACTTTTTTGATAAAGCTATTCAATTTTTAATTTTCTCTACTGTCAATCACATTTATTTTACTTTAGAAGAGTTTAAAAAAAAAATAAGTCAAACCCAAAAAAATAAAGAAGGAAAAATTGTTTTTCTTTATTCTTCAGATAAAGAAGAACAACATAGTTACATTAAAGAAGCAATAGATAGGAATTATGAAGTTTTAATTTTGGATAGCCCTCTTTCAGTTCATTTAATGCAAAAGTTGGAATTTTATGACAAGGAAATTTCTTTTGTTAGAGTAGATTCAGATCATATTGACAAATTAATTGATAAAGAGAAAAAATATGATTCAGAACTTTCGGAAAAAGAGAAACAAGATTTGAAAAATTTTATTAATACTCATTTAGTGGATGACTATAAATTTTCCATACAATTAGAAAATTTATCCAAAAAAGATTATCCTTTTTTAATTATCGTTCCGGAGTTTTTAAGAAGAATCAAAGAAATGAATTCTATAGGAAAAGAAATTGTAGAAGAAAAAGATCAAAAAAAATATTATCAATTGATAGTAAATACAAATCATATTTTGATGAAAAAAATATTGCAAGATACATC
- the ftsY gene encoding signal recognition particle-docking protein FtsY: MFFLKKEKESEKTFHHELKKTRESFFSKIKNLFLRKSKIETNVIDHMEDLLLSADIGTTTTIKILNNLEKRIQKEKYKTTQDLYDHLKKEIENLFIDIQNECLEKKIKYHKKPYVIMMVGVNGVGKTTTIGKLAFFLRKKGFDLIIGASDTFRAAAIDQLEIWANKAQVPLIKQHMHADPASVAYDTLQSAKSRKKDVVLIDTAGRLQNRIGLMEELSKISRVMKKIIPESPHEIMLVLDASTGQNAFEQVKKFTDFVKISSIVLTKIEGTAKGGVVIGIMDQFKIPIQYIGTGEKIQDLKEFDGKKFIDCFFEEKNNER, translated from the coding sequence ATGTTCTTTCTAAAAAAGGAAAAGGAATCAGAAAAAACATTTCATCATGAATTGAAAAAAACTAGAGAATCCTTTTTTTCTAAAATCAAAAATCTTTTTTTGAGAAAATCGAAAATAGAAACAAATGTCATCGATCATATGGAAGACCTATTGCTATCTGCAGATATAGGGACAACAACTACTATAAAAATTCTAAATAATTTAGAAAAAAGAATTCAAAAAGAAAAATATAAAACTACACAAGATCTATATGATCATCTTAAAAAGGAGATAGAAAATCTTTTTATAGATATTCAAAATGAATGTTTAGAAAAAAAAATAAAATATCATAAAAAACCATATGTAATTATGATGGTAGGAGTTAATGGAGTAGGAAAAACAACTACAATTGGAAAATTAGCTTTTTTTTTAAGGAAAAAAGGTTTTGATTTAATTATAGGAGCTTCTGATACATTTCGGGCAGCAGCCATTGATCAACTTGAAATATGGGCAAATAAAGCACAAGTTCCTTTAATAAAACAACATATGCATGCAGATCCAGCATCTGTAGCATATGATACTTTACAATCTGCTAAATCAAGAAAAAAAGATGTGGTTTTAATTGATACAGCTGGTCGATTACAAAATCGTATTGGTCTGATGGAAGAGCTTTCTAAAATAAGTAGAGTAATGAAAAAAATTATACCTGAATCTCCTCATGAAATTATGCTTGTTTTAGATGCAAGCACAGGTCAAAACGCCTTTGAACAAGTCAAAAAGTTCACTGATTTTGTTAAAATTTCTTCTATTGTATTGACAAAAATAGAAGGAACAGCTAAAGGTGGAGTCGTAATAGGAATTATGGATCAATTCAAAATTCCCATCCAATATATAGGAACAGGTGAAAAAATACAAGATTTGAAAGAATTTGATGGAAAAAAATTTATAGATTGTTTTTTTGAAGAGAAAAATAATGAAAGATGA
- a CDS encoding DUF4295 family protein: MSKKMVENKKKKVSKKMTLAIKIVKSKKSGFYTFENKMLSDEKVKIFFIKK; this comes from the coding sequence ATGTCTAAAAAGATGGTAGAAAACAAAAAAAAAAAAGTATCAAAAAAAATGACTTTGGCTATAAAAATAGTTAAATCTAAAAAATCTGGTTTTTATACCTTTGAGAATAAAATGCTTTCTGATGAGAAAGTCAAAATTTTTTTTATAAAAAAGTAG
- the rpmG gene encoding 50S ribosomal protein L33, with the protein MAKKGNRIQVILECIEQKKSGIPGCSRYVTTKNKKKTPNRIELKKYNPVLRKYTIHKEIK; encoded by the coding sequence ATGGCTAAAAAAGGAAATAGAATACAAGTTATATTAGAATGTATTGAACAAAAAAAAAGTGGAATTCCTGGTTGTTCTAGGTATGTTACAACAAAAAATAAAAAAAAGACTCCGAATAGAATTGAATTAAAAAAATATAATCCAGTGCTAAGAAAATATACAATTCATAAAGAAATAAAATAA
- the rpmB gene encoding 50S ribosomal protein L28, translated as MSKVCELTGKKAMIGNKVSHANNKKKRHFNINLCRKRFFLTKEKKWITLKICAYAVKLINKIGIENALKRYKKNINKNG; from the coding sequence ATGTCAAAAGTTTGTGAATTGACAGGAAAAAAAGCAATGATAGGAAATAAAGTTTCTCATGCAAATAATAAAAAAAAACGTCATTTTAATATTAACTTATGTAGAAAACGATTTTTTTTAACAAAAGAAAAAAAATGGATTACTTTAAAAATTTGTGCTTATGCGGTGAAACTTATTAATAAAATAGGGATTGAAAATGCATTAAAACGTTATAAAAAAAATATTAATAAAAATGGCTAA
- a CDS encoding YebC/PmpR family DNA-binding transcriptional regulator yields the protein MSGHSKWANIQHRKSNQDFRKSRKFSKIIKEITIAVKESGTNNFRFRNAMMNAKSVNVPKSTIEKAIKKALQIKTDDYKNLNLEGQIYGVSLIIECVTNNSIRTISNIRTFFKKNGGRLCHNGELTHLFHRIGVFYIKKKDIHYSMEDFELMTIDFGAKDFVQKKDIVSISTDFEYFGSMKSNLEKLEIFHEYQVIRVPKQVMKWISEEKKEKVLNLIEKLEKDEDVENTYSNLEIN from the coding sequence ATGTCAGGACATAGTAAGTGGGCAAATATACAACATAGAAAATCTAATCAAGATTTCAGAAAATCTAGAAAATTTTCAAAAATTATAAAAGAAATAACTATTGCTGTCAAAGAATCAGGGACTAACAATTTTCGTTTCAGAAATGCGATGATGAATGCAAAATCAGTTAATGTTCCTAAAAGCACTATAGAAAAAGCCATAAAAAAAGCTTTACAAATAAAAACAGACGATTACAAAAATTTAAATTTAGAAGGACAGATTTACGGAGTGAGTTTGATTATAGAATGTGTGACGAATAATAGTATTCGTACAATTTCTAATATCAGAACATTTTTTAAGAAAAATGGAGGAAGACTATGTCATAATGGAGAGTTAACTCACCTATTTCATAGAATAGGTGTCTTTTATATAAAAAAAAAAGATATTCATTATTCAATGGAAGATTTTGAACTAATGACAATAGATTTTGGAGCTAAAGATTTTGTACAAAAAAAAGATATAGTTTCTATATCCACAGATTTTGAATACTTTGGATCTATGAAAAGCAATTTAGAAAAATTAGAAATATTCCATGAATATCAAGTAATACGTGTACCTAAACAAGTGATGAAATGGATTTCAGAAGAAAAGAAAGAAAAAGTTTTGAATTTAATTGAAAAACTTGAAAAAGATGAAGATGTAGAAAACACTTACTCTAATTTAGAAATAAATTAA
- the rmuC gene encoding DNA recombination protein RmuC: protein MFFRKEFKDQKDEIHKLSQYSKKELSDSLIEVKNGLRETVRDSQEYLDKKIQFYIDNQSKKLDSVYNEQEKLIKIIEKKLEEIKENVNEKLQTSLNIHLGKSFEIIGNQLLFLQEGLGEMKILAKDVTSLKRTLNHVKICGSFSEMQLSMLLQQILSPEQYASNVITKSSTNFVVEFAIKLPGLGDGNIIWLPIDVKFPKETYEKVQKAYREGEKKNIEIAIKNMESVLKKMSKDIQDKYIDPPHTTDFAILFLPFEGIYAEIARNSSLLEELLRKYKTVITGPSTLAAVLNSLQIGFRTLAIQKRSSEVWKILETVKQEFTKFGLLLHQAQNKLEGASKDIDKLLGVRTNLIEKKLKDIESC, encoded by the coding sequence TTGTTTTTCAGAAAAGAATTCAAGGATCAAAAAGATGAAATTCATAAATTGTCTCAATATAGTAAAAAAGAGCTTAGTGATTCTTTGATAGAAGTCAAAAATGGATTGAGAGAAACTGTAAGAGATTCTCAGGAATATCTAGACAAAAAAATTCAATTTTACATTGATAATCAATCCAAAAAATTAGACTCCGTTTATAATGAACAAGAGAAATTAATTAAAATTATAGAAAAAAAACTTGAAGAAATAAAAGAAAATGTTAATGAAAAACTTCAAACCTCTTTGAATATTCATCTTGGAAAATCATTCGAAATTATTGGGAATCAATTATTGTTTTTACAAGAAGGTTTGGGAGAAATGAAAATTTTGGCAAAAGATGTAACTTCTCTAAAAAGAACCCTAAATCATGTAAAAATATGTGGCAGTTTTAGCGAGATGCAACTTTCAATGCTTTTACAACAAATATTGTCTCCAGAGCAGTATGCTTCTAATGTTATTACCAAATCTAGTACAAATTTTGTGGTAGAATTTGCAATCAAACTTCCAGGACTTGGGGACGGAAATATTATATGGCTACCTATTGATGTAAAATTTCCAAAAGAAACTTATGAAAAAGTACAAAAAGCTTATCGTGAAGGAGAAAAAAAGAATATAGAAATAGCTATAAAAAATATGGAATCTGTACTTAAAAAAATGTCCAAAGATATTCAAGATAAGTACATAGATCCTCCACATACTACTGATTTCGCTATTCTTTTCTTACCCTTTGAAGGGATCTATGCTGAAATAGCAAGAAATTCTAGTTTATTAGAAGAATTATTAAGAAAATACAAAACCGTAATAACAGGACCATCCACATTAGCAGCTGTATTAAACAGTTTGCAGATAGGTTTCAGAACTTTAGCTATTCAAAAAAGAAGTTCTGAAGTATGGAAAATTTTGGAAACTGTCAAACAAGAATTCACAAAATTTGGATTATTGCTTCATCAAGCTCAAAATAAATTAGAAGGAGCTTCAAAGGATATAGATAAATTATTGGGAGTTAGAACTAATTTAATTGAAAAAAAATTGAAAGACATAGAAAGCTGTTAA
- the rho gene encoding transcription termination factor Rho has translation MFDITELKSKKLFELQEIARSSGLKKCTQLRKNELLEKIISIFNNKNTSTYSSSKKENPLKKGFKVRKNSESKNSFSEKKNNGKKKLVSQENLKNSNPKLSEDIKHQKKYQNYWKKNDKSESQLSSHSHGLEGISQKISPNKYRTPEYEFEGIIISEGVLEIMPENYGFLRSSDFNYLSSPDDIYVSQSQIRLFGMKTGDTIRGEVRPPKDGEKYFPLIKILEINGRPPSFVRERDSFEHLTPLFPNEKFKLAEKNATLSTRIVDLFTPIGKGQRGMIVAPPKTGKTTLLKEIANAIAANHPEVYLIILLIDERPEEVTDMQRNVKGEVIASTFDEPADRHVKVANIVLQKAKRMVECSHDVVILLDSITRLARAYNTVAPASGKVLSGGVDANALHRPKRFFGAARNIENGGSLSIIATAMIDTGSKMDEVIFEEFKGTGNKELQLDRKIANKRIYPAIDLVSSSTRKDDLLLDQNTLQRMWILRKHLSDMNPVEAMEFLRSRMARTQNNEEFLISMNG, from the coding sequence ATGTTTGATATTACTGAATTAAAAAGTAAAAAACTTTTTGAATTACAGGAGATCGCTCGTTCTTCAGGATTAAAAAAATGTACACAATTACGAAAAAACGAACTCCTAGAGAAAATCATTTCCATTTTTAATAACAAAAATACTTCCACTTATTCTTCATCAAAAAAAGAAAATCCTTTAAAAAAAGGATTTAAAGTGCGAAAAAACTCCGAATCCAAAAATTCATTCTCGGAAAAAAAAAATAATGGGAAAAAAAAATTAGTTTCTCAAGAAAATTTAAAAAATTCCAATCCTAAACTATCAGAAGATATAAAACATCAAAAAAAATATCAAAATTATTGGAAAAAAAATGATAAATCTGAATCTCAACTATCATCTCATAGTCACGGTCTAGAAGGAATCTCACAAAAAATTTCTCCTAATAAATATAGAACTCCTGAATATGAATTCGAAGGTATTATAATCAGTGAAGGAGTATTGGAAATCATGCCAGAAAATTACGGTTTTTTAAGATCTTCCGATTTTAACTATTTATCATCACCTGATGATATTTATGTTTCTCAATCTCAAATTAGACTTTTCGGAATGAAAACAGGAGATACAATAAGAGGAGAAGTTCGTCCTCCTAAAGATGGAGAAAAATATTTTCCCTTAATTAAAATTCTTGAAATCAATGGGAGACCTCCTTCTTTTGTAAGAGAAAGAGATTCTTTTGAACATTTAACTCCATTATTTCCTAATGAAAAATTCAAATTAGCTGAAAAAAATGCAACTCTTTCTACAAGAATAGTAGATCTTTTCACTCCCATAGGAAAAGGGCAAAGAGGAATGATTGTCGCTCCTCCTAAAACAGGTAAAACGACTTTATTAAAAGAAATAGCTAATGCTATTGCAGCCAATCATCCTGAAGTTTATTTAATTATATTACTGATTGATGAACGTCCAGAAGAAGTCACAGACATGCAAAGAAATGTCAAAGGAGAAGTGATAGCATCTACTTTTGATGAGCCTGCAGACAGACATGTCAAAGTGGCTAATATTGTTTTACAAAAAGCAAAAAGAATGGTTGAATGTTCTCATGATGTAGTCATTTTGTTGGATTCTATCACACGTTTAGCACGTGCATACAATACTGTAGCTCCTGCATCTGGAAAAGTTTTGTCAGGAGGAGTGGATGCTAATGCATTACATAGACCAAAACGATTTTTTGGAGCTGCCAGAAATATAGAGAATGGAGGTTCTTTATCTATTATTGCTACAGCTATGATTGATACAGGATCAAAAATGGATGAAGTTATTTTTGAAGAATTTAAAGGAACAGGAAATAAAGAACTTCAATTAGATAGAAAAATAGCTAACAAACGAATTTATCCAGCTATTGATTTGGTTTCTTCTAGTACAAGAAAAGATGATCTTTTGCTTGATCAAAATACATTACAAAGAATGTGGATTTTGCGAAAACATCTTTCTGATATGAATCCAGTGGAAGCTATGGAATTCTTAAGATCCAGAATGGCTAGAACTCAAAATAACGAAGAGTTTTTAATATCTATGAATGGATAA
- a CDS encoding DUF4293 family protein produces MIFVFLIICFILSVSSLLFFKKKKLQIFMNKINMLANSVYLILFFYQSNILLKREMSLFFVLLCFCSIWILYMANKAIKKDIELIDSMSRIR; encoded by the coding sequence ATGATTTTTGTTTTTCTAATTATATGTTTCATTCTATCTGTTTCAAGTCTTCTTTTTTTCAAAAAAAAGAAATTGCAAATATTTATGAATAAAATAAATATGCTTGCAAATAGTGTTTATTTGATTCTTTTTTTCTATCAATCTAACATTCTTCTTAAAAGAGAAATGTCCCTTTTTTTTGTATTATTATGTTTTTGTAGCATATGGATTTTGTATATGGCTAATAAAGCAATAAAAAAAGATATAGAATTAATTGATTCTATGAGTAGAATAAGATGA
- the prfA gene encoding peptide chain release factor 1, whose translation MKKSSLIQKLEGFKKEFHEISKSIIQPNIISDQKKYKILLKKYIKLEKIVLLYEEYNKKLALLQEANFILKNDSDADLKELASIEKYKILENLSSIEKESYDLIFSEETTEDHRNAIVELRSGTGGDEACLFVEDILRMYTMYFKKSGWKYKIIHAQKGGIKGYKEIILDVNGKEGVYGNLKFESGVHRVQRIPETESQGRVHTSAITVAVLPQVKEIEVNINLSDIKKDTFRSSGSGGQHVNKTESAVRLTHIPSKITVECQEERSQHKNFEKAINVLRSRIYQIEKEKRSKEISIKRKSLVSTGDRSVKIRTYNYPKSRVTDHRIHKSIYDLVGFMNGNIQEMINLLKRFEEKK comes from the coding sequence ATGAAAAAATCTTCATTAATTCAAAAATTAGAAGGATTTAAAAAGGAATTTCATGAAATTTCAAAATCAATCATTCAACCTAATATTATATCTGATCAAAAAAAATATAAAATACTATTAAAAAAATATATAAAACTGGAAAAAATAGTTCTTCTTTATGAAGAATACAACAAAAAACTAGCTTTGCTTCAAGAAGCAAATTTTATATTGAAAAACGATTCAGATGCGGATTTAAAAGAATTAGCTTCCATAGAAAAATACAAAATTTTAGAAAATTTGTCTTCTATTGAAAAGGAATCTTATGATCTTATTTTCTCAGAAGAAACAACAGAAGATCATAGAAATGCTATTGTAGAACTTCGTTCTGGAACAGGAGGAGATGAAGCATGTCTTTTTGTAGAAGATATATTAAGAATGTATACAATGTATTTTAAAAAATCAGGTTGGAAATATAAAATTATACATGCTCAAAAAGGAGGAATAAAAGGATACAAAGAAATCATTTTGGATGTAAATGGAAAAGAGGGAGTTTATGGAAATTTAAAATTCGAATCTGGAGTACATAGAGTGCAAAGGATTCCGGAAACAGAATCCCAAGGGAGAGTGCATACATCTGCTATAACAGTAGCCGTTCTTCCTCAAGTCAAAGAGATAGAGGTAAACATTAATTTATCTGATATAAAAAAAGATACTTTTAGATCTAGTGGATCTGGAGGACAACACGTCAACAAAACAGAATCTGCTGTTCGATTAACCCATATACCAAGTAAAATTACAGTAGAATGCCAAGAAGAGCGTTCTCAACACAAAAATTTTGAAAAAGCCATAAATGTTTTACGGTCAAGAATTTATCAAATTGAAAAGGAAAAAAGATCAAAGGAAATATCCATAAAAAGAAAATCTTTAGTCTCTACAGGAGATCGTTCTGTCAAAATACGAACCTATAATTATCCAAAAAGCAGAGTCACTGATCATAGAATCCATAAATCTATTTATGATCTAGTAGGATTCATGAATGGAAACATTCAAGAAATGATTAATCTTTTAAAACGTTTTGAAGAAAAAAAATAA
- the accC gene encoding acetyl-CoA carboxylase biotin carboxylase subunit: MFKKILIANRGEIALRIIRTAKEMGIKTVAVYSTADKHSLHVYFADEAVCIGPAPPYQSYLNVPNLISAAEITNADAIHPGYGFLSENAYFSSMCHKHGIKFIGAKPNHMIQMGNKISAKKTMKKAGISCLPGSDCFSESSYKEIEYIADKIGYPIIIKAVSGGGGKGIRSVFDKNHLRNSWEEAKKEAWSCFGKKDMYIEKLILDPRHIEIQIIGDRYGKACHLSERDCSIQRRNQKLVEEAPSPFLTPSLRKKMGEEAVKAAEFIHYEGVGTIEFLVDQKKNFYFMEMNPRIQVEHPITEEITGLDLIQEQIFLADGKKLSRKKNYYPKMYSIECRINAEEPYHNFRPVPGKITQMHLPGGKGVRVDTHIYAGYFVTHHYDSMIAKIITTAKNRKETIEKMRRSLEEFVIEGIQTTIPFHRKLMENDDFLKGNYNTNFLDKIDFNLLLND; this comes from the coding sequence ATGTTTAAGAAAATATTAATAGCTAATCGTGGTGAAATTGCTTTAAGAATTATACGAACAGCCAAAGAAATGGGAATAAAAACTGTAGCTGTTTATTCGACTGCAGACAAGCATAGTCTTCATGTTTATTTTGCGGATGAAGCTGTATGTATAGGACCTGCTCCTCCATATCAATCCTACCTTAATGTTCCAAATTTAATTTCTGCAGCAGAAATTACAAATGCAGACGCTATTCATCCTGGATATGGTTTTTTGTCTGAGAACGCATATTTTTCATCCATGTGTCATAAACATGGAATTAAATTTATAGGAGCTAAACCAAATCATATGATTCAAATGGGGAATAAAATTTCAGCTAAAAAAACTATGAAAAAAGCTGGAATTTCTTGTTTACCTGGATCTGATTGTTTTTCGGAATCTTCTTATAAAGAGATAGAATATATTGCAGACAAAATAGGATATCCTATTATTATTAAAGCTGTTTCTGGAGGGGGAGGAAAAGGGATACGATCTGTTTTTGATAAGAATCATTTAAGAAATTCTTGGGAAGAAGCTAAAAAAGAAGCTTGGTCATGTTTTGGAAAAAAAGATATGTATATAGAAAAATTAATTTTAGATCCAAGACATATAGAAATCCAAATTATAGGAGATCGATATGGAAAAGCATGTCATTTATCCGAAAGAGATTGTTCTATTCAAAGAAGAAATCAAAAATTAGTAGAAGAAGCTCCTTCTCCATTTTTAACTCCTTCTCTTAGAAAAAAAATGGGAGAAGAAGCAGTTAAAGCTGCTGAATTTATTCATTATGAAGGAGTAGGAACTATAGAATTTTTGGTAGATCAAAAAAAAAATTTTTATTTCATGGAAATGAATCCAAGAATACAAGTAGAGCATCCTATAACCGAAGAGATTACAGGATTAGATTTAATTCAAGAGCAAATATTTTTAGCTGATGGTAAAAAACTTTCCAGAAAGAAAAATTATTATCCAAAAATGTATTCAATAGAATGCAGAATTAATGCAGAAGAACCATATCATAATTTTAGACCAGTTCCCGGAAAAATTACTCAGATGCATTTACCAGGAGGAAAAGGAGTCCGTGTAGATACACATATTTATGCAGGATATTTTGTTACACATCATTATGATTCTATGATTGCTAAAATTATCACTACAGCAAAAAATAGAAAAGAAACCATTGAAAAAATGCGTCGTTCTTTAGAAGAATTTGTGATAGAAGGAATCCAAACTACTATTCCTTTTCATAGAAAACTTATGGAAAACGATGATTTTTTGAAAGGAAATTATAATACAAATTTTTTAGATAAAATAGATTTTAATCTACTCTTAAATGATTAA
- the accB gene encoding acetyl-CoA carboxylase biotin carboxyl carrier protein, whose product MDFKKIKSLIQFVSESNISEIRIKIGTTKIHIKNRIFIRKNEKHLWDSTYPKMSSSISDFSDRFSKIEKENSNQYLTIKSPMIGTFYRKPHPDQEPFVKIGDKIKIGTKVCVIEAMKLFNDIESEVNGKLVKILVEDSTPVDYDQPLFLLDPNY is encoded by the coding sequence ATGGATTTCAAAAAAATTAAGTCACTTATTCAATTTGTTTCAGAATCAAATATTAGTGAAATAAGGATTAAAATAGGAACCACTAAAATTCATATAAAAAATAGGATATTTATAAGAAAAAATGAAAAACATTTATGGGATTCTACTTATCCTAAAATGTCTTCTTCTATTTCTGATTTCTCTGATAGATTTTCCAAAATAGAAAAAGAAAACAGTAATCAATATTTAACAATAAAATCTCCTATGATAGGAACATTTTATAGAAAACCTCATCCAGATCAAGAACCTTTCGTTAAAATAGGAGATAAAATAAAAATAGGAACAAAAGTTTGTGTGATAGAAGCCATGAAATTATTTAATGATATTGAATCTGAAGTCAATGGAAAACTTGTTAAAATTCTTGTAGAAGACTCTACTCCAGTTGATTATGATCAACCTTTATTTCTTTTAGATCCAAATTATTAA
- the rpmF gene encoding 50S ribosomal protein L32: protein MAHPKRRQSKSRRDKRRNHLKIKEPLLVKCALTNQKHLYHHAYWYEKKLYYRGKIVYSKEE, encoded by the coding sequence ATGGCACATCCTAAAAGAAGACAATCTAAATCCAGAAGAGATAAAAGAAGAAATCACTTGAAAATCAAAGAGCCTTTATTAGTGAAATGTGCTTTAACAAATCAAAAACATTTATATCACCACGCTTATTGGTATGAAAAAAAACTCTATTATAGAGGAAAAATAGTATACAGTAAAGAAGAATAA